Proteins from a genomic interval of Fuerstiella sp.:
- the efp gene encoding elongation factor P, with protein sequence MANISTSDFRKGIKVLLDGEPYEMIETNFVKPGKGQALYKTKLRNLLKGTILDRTYRSGDGMEAADVHRSDGSYSYRDGENFYFLDNDTFEQYSLPAVICGHQMTFLIEGTPVQLLFWNGQLISMTPPQQVTMEITYTEPAAKGDTATNVTKAATTDCGVEIQVPAFIRQGDKVKIDVESGSYMERVQS encoded by the coding sequence ATGGCCAACATCTCCACCAGCGACTTTCGCAAAGGAATCAAAGTTCTTCTGGACGGGGAACCCTACGAAATGATCGAAACAAATTTCGTAAAACCCGGAAAGGGACAGGCGCTGTATAAAACAAAGCTGCGGAACCTGCTGAAGGGCACCATTCTTGACCGGACCTACCGTAGTGGAGACGGAATGGAAGCCGCGGACGTACATCGAAGCGATGGGTCTTACTCTTATCGTGATGGTGAAAATTTTTACTTTCTGGACAACGACACATTTGAACAGTATTCACTACCTGCCGTCATTTGCGGCCATCAAATGACGTTTCTGATTGAAGGCACCCCTGTGCAGTTACTGTTCTGGAACGGGCAGCTTATCAGCATGACTCCTCCACAGCAGGTGACGATGGAGATTACCTACACCGAACCTGCAGCCAAGGGAGATACCGCGACTAATGTGACCAAAGCAGCGACCACCGACTGCGGTGTGGAGATTCAGGTTCCTGCGTTTATTCGCCAGGGGGACAAGGTTAAAATTGACGTAGAATCCGGATCGTATATGGAACGTGTTCAGTCCTGA
- the miaB gene encoding tRNA (N6-isopentenyl adenosine(37)-C2)-methylthiotransferase MiaB, with the protein MTDQDHNHRLYIETVGCQMNMLDSELVVAALRQDGYVLTDSPKRADTILFNTCSVREHAEHKIYSALGRLKYARRNNPQKVIGVMGCMAQKDQDLIFRRAPHVDFVAGTGQLAEIPRLIQQTRSAEKRVRRKAVSLGRRDGSVSEIAGSFQSYDPLRDPEMRPTPFQAFVRIMIGCDKFCTYCVVPTTRGPEQSRPPSQIANEVRVLAGQGVKEITLLGQTVNSYRHKENGRVYRLSDLLERIHETDGIERIRFVTNYPKDMTDDLLQAIRDLPKALRYLHVPLQHGCNEVLRRMKRGYTVEDYDDMMHRIRATIPDCSVSSDFIVGFCGETEEAHQKSMKAVRDYRFKNSFIFKYSERDGTKAKQMFPDDIADSIKRRRNNEMLELQNHISEEDNAAFIGNKVSVLVEGLSKSAIKQAARDDHPLPGTSLSAQLTGRSECDRIVVFDGNPRLAGSTAEIEVRDCTGTTLIGSIVTHEVQHGSTELLPILS; encoded by the coding sequence ATGACTGATCAGGACCACAATCACCGGTTGTATATCGAAACAGTCGGCTGCCAGATGAACATGCTGGACAGTGAACTGGTGGTGGCCGCGTTGCGACAGGACGGTTACGTGCTTACCGACAGTCCGAAACGGGCTGATACCATTTTGTTCAACACCTGCAGTGTTCGTGAGCATGCCGAACACAAGATCTACAGCGCACTTGGTCGTTTGAAATACGCGAGGAGGAACAACCCGCAGAAAGTCATTGGGGTCATGGGGTGTATGGCTCAAAAAGATCAGGATTTGATCTTTCGTCGGGCTCCGCATGTGGACTTTGTCGCAGGTACCGGACAGCTGGCGGAAATCCCTCGGCTGATTCAGCAAACCAGAAGTGCGGAAAAACGTGTGCGACGTAAGGCTGTAAGTTTGGGGCGCCGTGACGGCAGCGTTTCAGAAATTGCCGGGAGTTTTCAAAGCTATGATCCCCTGCGTGATCCCGAAATGAGGCCAACGCCGTTTCAGGCTTTCGTGCGAATTATGATCGGCTGCGACAAATTCTGTACATACTGCGTTGTTCCCACGACACGCGGTCCGGAACAAAGCCGGCCTCCCTCGCAGATCGCCAACGAGGTGCGTGTTCTGGCCGGCCAGGGTGTCAAAGAGATAACCTTGCTGGGACAGACGGTAAACAGTTACCGGCACAAAGAGAACGGACGGGTGTATCGACTATCGGACCTGCTCGAACGGATTCATGAGACAGACGGTATCGAGCGTATTCGATTCGTCACGAATTATCCCAAAGACATGACAGATGATTTGCTGCAGGCGATTCGTGATTTGCCCAAAGCGCTGCGTTATCTGCATGTTCCGTTGCAGCACGGGTGCAATGAAGTCCTCAGACGAATGAAACGGGGTTACACGGTCGAAGACTACGACGACATGATGCACCGTATTCGAGCGACGATTCCGGATTGTTCTGTCTCCAGTGATTTCATCGTGGGCTTTTGTGGTGAAACCGAGGAAGCTCATCAGAAATCAATGAAGGCTGTGCGTGATTACCGTTTCAAAAACAGTTTCATATTCAAATACAGTGAGCGTGACGGGACAAAAGCGAAACAGATGTTTCCCGACGATATTGCCGACAGTATTAAACGTCGTCGCAATAATGAGATGCTTGAGCTGCAGAACCACATTAGCGAAGAAGATAATGCTGCATTTATCGGCAATAAGGTCAGTGTTCTGGTAGAAGGGCTCAGCAAATCAGCAATAAAACAGGCTGCTCGTGATGACCATCCGCTGCCAGGCACGTCTTTGTCAGCTCAACTTACGGGACGTTCCGAATGTGATCGGATCGTCGTGTTCGACGGTAATCCACGACTCGCCGGCAGTACAGCGGAAATCGAAGTTCGCGACTGCACGGGCACGACCCTGATTGGATCGATTGTCACTCACGAGGTTCAGCACGGGTCGACCGAACTGCTGCCGATCCTGTCATAG
- a CDS encoding PQQ-dependent sugar dehydrogenase, translated as MSRQATGTAGIAERIPWTSSQVRGTPDPPSPYRVARVFPNLKFKDPTVLTTAPGSDRWYLAELSGKIFSFPNRPDCRQEDVELLVNFKEFKEDFQHVYGLTFHPDFEQNRFVYVCYLGGKEGFHGNAHVSRFDLTRSDPPRLDPDSEQVILTWWTGGHNGGCIKFGPDGYLYITTGDGGPPYPIDENNTGQDISDFKSAVLRIDIDHQQDGNAYAIPADNPFVNHEGAEPAVWAYGFKNPWKISFDSVTGDLWLGDVGLDLWEPVFFIEKGGNYGWSIVEGGQFMRPDMEPGPTPIRSAVIVHPRDEARSLTGGRVYRGKELGELYGAYIYSDYVTGKVWGLRYDGTQVTWKQELTDTSMKIIAFAENQNGDFYLVDYAGGTIHELAYNTANDVNQDFPRTLSQTGLFASVTDHQMAPGVIPYSINAEPWADGARAERWLGIPESGQIGLFEKNDPLLEDGGDGRQLVGGRPALEGRKGTWKYPDGTVFVKSLFLNVAASESVQPSNERPVETQILHQDEDVWRAYTYIWNEDGTDAILASSEGEQRKYSVIDPDSPDGTRQQTWHFSGRSECMICHSKRARHVLGFDEQQLTRQHTYGEVVDDQLHTLTHINLFVSEPKASASPLRSPWDNHGSVQQRARAYLDVNCAHCHGHGGAGTAQFRLQAELKLDETGLLDSTLTQGNFGIRDARLIAAGDPYRSVLFYRMAKLGRGRMPHIGSWVIDQQGLQLLYDWITEIPSVDADEADELRELRDRQLVAIQDLESDRGEQADLIDQLLENISGGLMLAALMREQQLTTDVRDRIIARAGELDNLQIRDLFEDFIPEEQRRKPVKLNPSQILAIAGNASRGEQLFFNDSRLNCKNCHQVGERGKQFGPDLTRIGEKRDPRSLLSSLLTPSDQIEAKYVSFVAVTTEGNLHNGLLTERSKETIVLRKDSQSKATRLSTQDVIELIPQKISIMPEGQLRDMAPQDVADLLSYLSSRR; from the coding sequence GTGTCACGACAGGCGACCGGGACCGCAGGTATTGCCGAAAGAATACCCTGGACGTCGTCGCAGGTGCGCGGGACGCCGGATCCGCCGTCACCCTACAGAGTTGCCCGTGTTTTCCCAAATCTGAAGTTCAAGGACCCCACGGTCCTCACGACCGCTCCAGGAAGCGACCGTTGGTATCTCGCAGAGTTGTCGGGGAAAATATTTTCGTTTCCGAACCGACCGGATTGCCGTCAGGAAGATGTGGAGTTGCTCGTAAACTTCAAGGAGTTTAAAGAGGACTTCCAGCACGTCTATGGTCTGACGTTCCATCCCGATTTCGAGCAAAATCGTTTCGTGTATGTTTGCTACCTGGGCGGCAAAGAGGGCTTTCACGGTAATGCCCACGTGTCCCGGTTCGATCTGACCAGGAGCGATCCACCACGCCTTGATCCGGACAGCGAACAGGTGATCCTCACATGGTGGACAGGCGGACACAACGGGGGATGCATTAAATTTGGACCCGACGGATACCTGTATATCACCACAGGTGACGGCGGGCCTCCTTACCCGATCGATGAAAATAACACGGGCCAGGATATCAGTGATTTCAAGTCGGCCGTACTGCGGATCGATATTGATCATCAACAGGACGGCAATGCCTATGCGATTCCTGCGGACAATCCGTTTGTGAACCATGAGGGTGCCGAACCAGCTGTCTGGGCATACGGTTTCAAGAATCCGTGGAAGATCAGCTTCGATTCAGTAACCGGAGATTTGTGGCTCGGTGATGTCGGACTCGATCTGTGGGAGCCGGTGTTCTTTATCGAGAAGGGGGGGAACTACGGCTGGAGTATCGTTGAAGGTGGACAGTTTATGCGGCCCGATATGGAACCGGGGCCGACCCCGATCCGATCGGCTGTCATCGTGCATCCACGTGATGAAGCTCGGTCGCTCACCGGAGGTCGCGTTTACCGTGGTAAGGAACTCGGCGAATTGTACGGTGCGTACATTTACAGTGATTACGTGACCGGCAAGGTGTGGGGACTCCGATACGACGGAACACAAGTCACCTGGAAACAGGAACTGACTGACACCTCGATGAAAATTATCGCGTTTGCTGAGAATCAGAATGGCGACTTTTACCTGGTTGATTATGCCGGCGGTACGATTCACGAACTGGCATACAACACCGCGAATGATGTCAACCAGGATTTCCCCAGGACGCTCAGTCAGACCGGATTGTTTGCTTCGGTCACCGATCACCAGATGGCACCAGGAGTCATTCCCTATTCTATCAACGCCGAACCATGGGCAGATGGTGCGCGAGCAGAACGCTGGCTGGGCATACCGGAAAGCGGACAGATCGGATTGTTCGAGAAGAATGATCCGCTGCTGGAGGACGGTGGTGACGGCCGCCAGCTTGTCGGTGGTCGCCCTGCGCTGGAAGGGCGCAAAGGCACATGGAAATATCCGGACGGTACCGTGTTTGTCAAGAGTCTGTTTTTGAACGTTGCTGCTTCAGAATCTGTCCAGCCATCGAATGAGCGACCAGTCGAAACACAGATTTTGCATCAGGATGAAGACGTTTGGAGAGCTTATACTTACATCTGGAATGAAGACGGTACGGATGCGATCTTGGCGTCGTCCGAGGGAGAACAGCGAAAGTATTCGGTCATTGATCCTGACTCGCCTGATGGAACGCGTCAGCAGACGTGGCATTTCTCGGGACGAAGTGAATGTATGATTTGTCACTCAAAGCGCGCCAGGCACGTGCTCGGCTTTGACGAGCAACAGCTCACCCGGCAGCACACCTATGGAGAAGTGGTAGACGATCAGCTCCACACGCTGACGCATATCAACCTGTTTGTCAGCGAACCTAAAGCCAGTGCGTCTCCGTTGCGTTCACCCTGGGACAATCATGGTTCAGTGCAGCAGAGAGCTCGAGCTTACCTGGACGTGAATTGTGCGCATTGCCACGGACATGGAGGAGCAGGCACGGCACAATTCCGTCTGCAGGCGGAATTGAAACTGGACGAGACGGGTCTGCTGGACAGTACGCTCACTCAGGGGAATTTTGGTATTCGTGATGCTCGACTTATCGCGGCGGGCGACCCGTATCGTTCAGTTCTGTTCTACAGGATGGCAAAACTCGGCCGTGGGCGAATGCCGCATATTGGGTCCTGGGTTATTGATCAGCAGGGGTTGCAACTCTTATATGACTGGATCACGGAAATTCCTTCCGTAGACGCCGACGAAGCAGATGAACTGAGGGAATTACGCGACCGTCAGCTTGTGGCCATTCAGGATCTTGAATCGGATCGAGGAGAACAGGCTGATTTAATTGACCAGCTGCTTGAAAACATTAGCGGTGGCCTGATGCTTGCCGCCCTCATGCGCGAACAGCAGTTGACGACGGATGTCAGGGACAGAATCATCGCAAGGGCTGGTGAACTGGACAATCTTCAGATCAGAGACCTGTTCGAGGATTTTATTCCCGAAGAGCAGCGAAGAAAACCAGTCAAACTTAACCCGTCACAGATTCTGGCGATCGCTGGCAATGCCTCACGAGGCGAACAGTTGTTTTTCAACGATTCGCGCCTGAACTGCAAAAATTGTCACCAGGTCGGGGAGCGGGGAAAGCAATTTGGTCCTGACCTCACCCGGATCGGCGAGAAGCGTGATCCCCGATCCTTACTGTCGAGTCTGTTAACTCCTTCAGATCAAATTGAAGCGAAGTACGTTTCATTTGTGGCTGTAACAACTGAGGGAAATCTGCACAACGGTTTGCTGACTGAACGGTCAAAGGAAACAATTGTGCTCAGGAAAGACAGTCAATCCAAAGCGACGCGTCTTTCAACGCAGGACGTGATTGAGCTGATTCCGCAGAAAATCTCAATCATGCCTGAGGGGCAGTTGCGCGACATGGCACCGCAGGACGTTGCCGATCTGCTGTCGTACCTGAGTTCTCGTCGCTAG
- the epmB gene encoding EF-P beta-lysylation protein EpmB codes for MNSAEAAHSHEQTKTAGLQTIECDSTWQRDLAKAIRTPLQLLTALELTGDDIPGLSWLAATDYPLLVPQSFVDRMEIGNPLDPLLLQVLPVNAEVQTAEGFVADAVGDQQARRAPGMLQKYHGRALLIAAGSCAVHCRYCFRRSYPYGNEPRRLEDWNPALNQLTEDKTLSEVILSGGDPLMLPDVRLAQLMERIDAIDHIDRIRIHTRLPIVLPSRIQDDLLTLSASTRAQVIVVVHINHANEVQADCRQALQRLVSSGIPVLNQTVLLNGINDTVDALESLSNSLINIGVMPYYLHQLDRVTGTAHFEVDPETGRRLIAELRRRMPGYAVPRFVQELPGADSKTPLDSPIDVGSFSAS; via the coding sequence GTGAATTCCGCGGAAGCAGCCCATTCCCACGAGCAAACGAAAACCGCCGGTTTGCAGACCATCGAATGCGATTCGACGTGGCAGCGTGATCTCGCTAAGGCCATCCGAACACCACTGCAGTTGCTCACAGCTCTTGAACTGACAGGCGACGACATTCCCGGGCTATCATGGTTGGCGGCGACCGATTATCCGTTGCTGGTCCCCCAAAGTTTCGTGGACCGTATGGAAATCGGTAACCCGCTGGATCCGTTACTGCTGCAGGTACTTCCGGTGAACGCTGAAGTGCAGACTGCAGAGGGATTTGTAGCCGATGCTGTGGGTGACCAGCAGGCCAGACGGGCCCCCGGAATGCTGCAGAAGTATCACGGCCGCGCTCTGTTGATCGCTGCAGGCAGTTGCGCGGTCCACTGTCGTTATTGTTTTCGGCGCAGCTACCCCTATGGGAATGAACCACGACGTCTTGAAGACTGGAATCCGGCTCTGAATCAGCTGACAGAGGATAAGACACTTTCCGAGGTGATTCTGAGTGGTGGCGATCCACTGATGCTGCCGGATGTTCGACTTGCACAACTCATGGAGCGAATCGATGCGATCGACCACATTGATCGTATTCGCATTCACACACGACTGCCGATTGTGCTTCCCTCGCGCATCCAGGACGATTTATTGACATTGTCGGCGTCAACTCGAGCGCAGGTAATTGTTGTCGTACACATCAATCACGCCAATGAAGTCCAGGCAGACTGCCGGCAGGCCCTACAGCGACTTGTCTCTTCCGGGATTCCGGTTTTGAATCAAACTGTGTTGCTCAACGGGATCAATGATACCGTTGATGCACTGGAATCGCTCAGCAACTCACTGATTAACATTGGTGTGATGCCGTACTATCTGCATCAGCTCGACCGAGTCACCGGAACTGCTCATTTTGAAGTGGATCCTGAAACGGGACGTCGGCTCATCGCAGAACTGCGCCGTCGCATGCCCGGATATGCGGTGCCCCGTTTTGTTCAGGAACTCCCGGGCGCCGACAGCAAAACTCCGCTTGATTCACCAATTGACGTGGGTTCATTTTCTGCATCGTGA